In Gemmatimonadales bacterium, the following proteins share a genomic window:
- a CDS encoding Tad domain-containing protein — protein MSRTIARRDRRGVALVIMAVMIIMTLGMAALAIDYGMIKSSQTEAQRAVDASALAGASAFQISDPAVDKNALAITRAKEFARKHTVHNVLITDPEVDVHPDATVDTVGVVWARSGLRLWFANIFGSSTMGITAHATAQASESGNANCLKPVALPDMWNNVNNVTSANSGPGTQLEDKNGNHVWDAPDLNGNGIVDPGEFEPWTFNTGDVYDPPTTGYGTTFRDGYTAPVKDYGRQVLLQTFDQSPSGDRLVSSYFRTWQDNANTGGVDSLAAGIRGERCIEASVGTPYTQANGAKEPLQLAWEYIINQDASAHWQDTPTATVVGSTFGTNWLTQSPRVVVVGLYPPAMANSPSSNPIQFTNFAKIWIDQRPCSATSGGLGTCKNPITARFLGYVEGGTGGPTTGSLIKRLVLIK, from the coding sequence ATGAGTCGCACTATTGCACGCAGAGACCGGCGCGGCGTCGCACTCGTGATCATGGCGGTGATGATCATCATGACGCTCGGGATGGCGGCCCTCGCCATCGACTACGGAATGATCAAGTCGTCTCAGACCGAGGCGCAGCGGGCGGTGGACGCCTCGGCCCTGGCCGGCGCGAGTGCCTTCCAGATCTCGGACCCGGCCGTCGACAAGAATGCGCTTGCCATCACGCGGGCGAAGGAATTTGCCCGGAAGCACACCGTGCACAATGTCTTGATCACGGACCCAGAGGTCGACGTTCATCCCGACGCGACGGTCGACACGGTCGGTGTAGTTTGGGCGCGGTCCGGTCTCAGGCTCTGGTTCGCGAACATCTTCGGTTCCAGCACGATGGGAATCACCGCGCACGCGACGGCTCAGGCCAGCGAATCTGGCAACGCGAACTGCCTCAAGCCGGTCGCGCTGCCCGACATGTGGAACAACGTCAACAACGTGACGTCGGCGAACTCAGGACCAGGGACGCAGCTTGAAGATAAGAACGGCAATCACGTCTGGGATGCCCCGGACCTGAACGGTAACGGCATAGTCGACCCGGGCGAATTTGAGCCGTGGACGTTCAACACTGGGGACGTCTACGATCCCCCGACCACCGGCTACGGCACTACGTTTCGTGATGGGTACACTGCTCCGGTTAAGGATTACGGCAGGCAGGTTCTCCTGCAAACCTTCGATCAGAGTCCAAGCGGCGACAGACTCGTCTCGTCGTATTTTCGAACCTGGCAGGACAACGCCAACACGGGGGGTGTGGATTCCCTCGCGGCAGGCATCAGGGGCGAGCGCTGCATCGAGGCCTCGGTCGGTACCCCGTACACTCAGGCCAATGGCGCCAAGGAACCGCTGCAGCTCGCCTGGGAGTACATCATCAATCAAGATGCTTCGGCCCATTGGCAGGATACCCCGACCGCTACGGTAGTCGGCTCAACCTTTGGGACTAACTGGCTGACTCAGAGTCCTCGGGTAGTCGTCGTCGGCCTCTATCCTCCCGCTATGGCCAACTCCCCGAGCTCGAACCCGATTCAGTTTACGAACTTCGCCAAGATTTGGATTGACCAGCGACCCTGCTCGGCCACCTCGGGCGGGCTGGGGACCTGTAAGAACCCCATCACTGCCAGGTTCCTGGGGTATGTTGAGGGTGGCACTGGTGGTCCGACCACCGGCTCTCTCATCAAACGCCTCGTCCTCATTAAATAA
- a CDS encoding pilus assembly protein N-terminal domain-containing protein has translation MSTHRRGLIPVLSLRRLVGCAALLGVLSVQTAAAQRVVRAPEQVVSVSKGASALLVNTTAIQRFSIGDPTVAEAVVVSPTEVLINGKALGTTSLFLWDNAGAIKLYSIEVTADAAGMERYLASVLEGEHVDVVASGNVVTLSGTVRDASVANRAVEIAKGSGATIVDNLTTPEAVQVMLNVRFAEVNKSVLKQFRSQIATLNPHKLDDNGNWQGASNTVPPGNTGAGGFSDGIVDVGLFNANASIELLIRALQSKGDFRSLAEPNLITLPGKEASFLAGGEFPYPAVQGGGGSGSVSIVFKEFGIRLKFLPTITRNGSIRLKVMPEVSSLDFSNPLVFGGFTIPSILSRRAETEVEMKNGQYLAIAGLMDNTLTDNATKIPILGDLPILGQFFRSKDARQNRTELLVLVSPKLVLPSDTPAPLPTGEPQTWRWSGSMKMRASVDTNSTK, from the coding sequence GTGAGCACCCATCGGCGCGGCCTGATCCCTGTCCTGTCTCTCCGGCGCCTCGTGGGATGCGCCGCCCTGCTCGGGGTTCTGAGCGTCCAGACCGCCGCGGCGCAGCGCGTGGTGCGCGCCCCGGAACAGGTCGTCTCGGTGTCGAAGGGGGCCTCGGCCCTGCTGGTCAACACCACGGCGATCCAGCGGTTCTCCATCGGCGATCCAACGGTCGCCGAGGCCGTCGTCGTCTCGCCCACCGAGGTCCTGATCAACGGGAAGGCGCTGGGTACCACCAGTCTCTTCCTGTGGGACAACGCGGGCGCCATCAAGCTCTACTCCATCGAGGTCACCGCGGACGCGGCAGGTATGGAGCGCTACCTGGCCTCCGTGCTCGAGGGCGAGCACGTGGACGTTGTGGCGAGCGGAAACGTCGTGACCCTCTCCGGCACGGTCCGGGACGCCAGCGTGGCCAACCGCGCGGTGGAGATCGCCAAGGGCTCGGGTGCCACCATCGTGGACAACCTGACCACTCCCGAAGCCGTCCAGGTGATGCTGAACGTGCGGTTCGCGGAAGTGAACAAGAGCGTACTCAAGCAGTTCCGCTCCCAGATCGCGACGCTCAACCCTCACAAACTGGACGACAACGGTAACTGGCAGGGTGCCAGCAACACTGTCCCCCCCGGTAATACCGGTGCGGGCGGATTCTCCGATGGCATCGTCGATGTCGGCCTGTTCAATGCCAATGCCAGCATCGAGCTCCTGATTCGGGCGCTACAGTCGAAGGGCGACTTCCGGAGCCTCGCCGAGCCGAACCTCATCACCTTGCCTGGCAAGGAGGCGAGCTTCCTGGCCGGCGGCGAGTTCCCCTATCCAGCCGTGCAGGGCGGCGGCGGCTCCGGCTCGGTGTCGATCGTCTTCAAGGAGTTCGGCATCCGGCTCAAGTTCCTCCCGACCATCACCCGGAACGGAAGCATCCGGCTCAAGGTCATGCCGGAAGTCTCCTCGCTCGACTTCTCGAACCCGCTGGTCTTCGGGGGCTTCACCATCCCGAGCATTCTGTCTCGCCGGGCCGAGACCGAGGTCGAGATGAAGAATGGGCAGTATCTGGCCATTGCCGGGCTGATGGACAACACACTAACTGATAACGCTACTAAGATTCCGATCCTGGGGGATCTCCCGATCCTGGGACAATTCTTCCGTTCCAAGGACGCTCGGCAGAACCGCACCGAGCTCCTGGTGCTGGTCTCGCCCAAGCTGGTATTGCCGAGCGACACTCCGGCGCCGCTGCCGACCGGCGAGCCCCAGACCTGGCGCTGGAGCGGGTCTATGAAGATGCGGGCATCGGTGGACACGAATTCCACGAAGTGA